One Luteolibacter arcticus DNA segment encodes these proteins:
- a CDS encoding cbb3-type cytochrome c oxidase N-terminal domain-containing protein codes for MKAEVKRGKYAKDKGEVILREHEFDGIQEFDQKLPNWWLFTFYGAIVWFVVYWSIYYYSGLYQTDGQRIESQLSAIHEKKEQELAATLASLDDKTLIEKWAADPAIVAAGASIYGTNCAACHAADLTGTLDAGGTKVPLPGRSLCDGHWEYGAGPMEIFKLINEGTPAEAPGYNGARMQAWGQILTPKQVAELTAFLISKNPHDFGG; via the coding sequence ATGAAAGCTGAAGTGAAGCGCGGCAAGTATGCCAAGGACAAGGGCGAGGTCATCCTCCGGGAGCATGAGTTCGATGGCATCCAGGAATTCGACCAGAAGCTCCCGAACTGGTGGCTCTTCACCTTCTACGGGGCCATCGTCTGGTTCGTCGTTTATTGGTCGATCTACTACTACTCCGGCCTCTATCAGACGGATGGCCAGCGGATCGAGTCCCAGCTCTCGGCGATCCACGAGAAGAAGGAGCAGGAACTGGCCGCGACCCTCGCCTCCCTGGATGACAAGACATTGATCGAAAAGTGGGCGGCGGATCCCGCCATCGTGGCGGCCGGTGCCTCCATCTACGGCACGAATTGCGCGGCCTGCCATGCCGCGGACCTGACCGGGACGCTCGATGCCGGCGGCACAAAGGTGCCACTCCCAGGGCGCTCCCTCTGCGACGGCCACTGGGAGTATGGGGCCGGGCCCATGGAAATCTTCAAGCTGATCAACGAAGGGACGCCTGCGGAAGCCCCCGGCTACAATGGCGCGCGCATGCAGGCGTGGGGCCAGATCCTGACGCCGAAGCAGGTCGCCGAGTTGACTGCCTTCCTCATTTCCAAGAACCCGCACGACTTCGGCGGCTGA
- the ccoG gene encoding cytochrome c oxidase accessory protein CcoG → MATDLRKQPNLDSVTTINRDGSHYYLHTSDVKGKWTFGRRWVAGLLIAVYVLLPWVQVNGSPALFLDVENRQFHVFGLTLVPQDLWVMFFGITGLGFTLFFITSLLGRLWCGWACPYTVFLDHVFRRIERWTEGDAVARRRLDAAPWSAGKWLRRGLKHALYLLCATLIAHVFLSYFVSIPRLYQHMQEGPLAHATAFGAVLFLTLILWFCFGWFREQFCVIMCPYGRLQSALTDDDTVVIGYDEKRGEPRGPKGKAEGSCIDCRRCVNVCPTGIDIRNGLQLECIGCAACIDACDDVMKLVGRPPGLVRYDSLNGLQGRKRRILRPRVVAYTILGLLGLTVFSITAWRRAKPFTADFSRMRGQPYYADSTSVRNHFHVRVHNKRNQPASFALHLRNAPPGFTLSGAGQAMDIPPRGEAGTPAIILAPHASYAGPAILVIEARVQPGDVVLTHELRFLGPSTHTTP, encoded by the coding sequence ATGGCCACCGACCTCCGCAAGCAACCCAATCTCGACTCCGTCACCACCATCAACCGGGACGGGTCGCACTACTACCTGCACACGTCGGACGTGAAGGGCAAGTGGACCTTCGGCCGTCGCTGGGTGGCGGGCCTTTTGATCGCGGTGTATGTCCTTCTTCCCTGGGTCCAGGTGAATGGCAGCCCGGCGTTGTTCCTCGACGTGGAGAACCGGCAGTTCCATGTCTTCGGCCTTACCCTCGTGCCGCAGGACTTGTGGGTGATGTTCTTCGGCATCACCGGGCTGGGCTTCACGCTTTTCTTCATCACCTCGCTGCTGGGCCGCTTGTGGTGCGGCTGGGCCTGTCCTTACACGGTCTTCCTGGATCATGTCTTCCGCCGCATTGAGCGTTGGACGGAGGGGGATGCGGTCGCCCGCCGCCGCCTGGACGCCGCGCCGTGGAGCGCCGGCAAGTGGCTGCGGCGAGGGCTGAAGCACGCGCTCTACCTGCTCTGCGCCACGCTGATCGCGCACGTGTTCCTCTCCTACTTCGTCTCCATCCCGCGTCTCTACCAGCACATGCAGGAGGGGCCTCTCGCGCATGCCACGGCCTTCGGTGCGGTACTCTTTCTCACCCTCATCCTGTGGTTTTGCTTCGGCTGGTTCCGCGAGCAGTTCTGCGTGATCATGTGTCCCTATGGGCGCTTGCAGAGCGCGCTCACGGATGACGATACCGTCGTGATCGGCTACGATGAGAAGCGCGGCGAACCCCGTGGCCCGAAGGGCAAGGCGGAGGGCTCCTGCATCGACTGCCGGCGCTGCGTGAATGTCTGCCCCACCGGCATCGACATCCGCAATGGCTTGCAACTCGAATGCATCGGCTGCGCGGCCTGCATCGATGCGTGCGATGATGTGATGAAGCTGGTGGGCCGCCCGCCGGGCCTGGTGCGCTACGATTCGCTCAATGGCTTGCAGGGGCGCAAGCGGCGCATCCTGCGGCCACGTGTGGTCGCCTATACCATTCTCGGCCTGCTCGGGCTGACGGTCTTCAGCATCACGGCATGGCGGCGGGCGAAGCCCTTCACGGCGGACTTCAGCCGCATGCGCGGGCAGCCGTACTATGCGGATAGTACTTCAGTGAGGAATCACTTCCACGTGCGGGTTCACAACAAGCGCAACCAGCCGGCCAGCTTCGCGCTCCACCTTCGCAACGCCCCGCCGGGCTTCACCCTGAGCGGCGCGGGGCAGGCGATGGACATCCCGCCCCGCGGGGAAGCGGGCACGCCTGCGATCATCCTGGCCCCCCACGCGAGCTACGCCGGTCCCGCGATTCTCGTCATCGAAGCCCGCGTGCAGCCGGGCGACGTCGTGCTGACGCATGAGCTGCGCTTCCTCGGACCTTCCACCCATACCACTCCATGA
- a CDS encoding sulfite exporter TauE/SafE family protein, producing the protein MDLTLAGALLAGGATSLHCVGMCGPLACGLGTFAKSDAERLTAASAYHAGRLFSYSLIGAICGGLGKEPLHWFFDSPAVILPWAMVIALLLIATGLEKKIPRPAFFQRFSLRVRLRARGLPLAASGVLSGLLTPLLPCGPLYAMFIALLAAGGAVRGAELALAFGLGTIPMLWLAQRGTQLLGARRSPGLLRGIQRGMALLAAMVLAWRLHGTLPLPGGEPVADKDELPSCCHSASPAP; encoded by the coding sequence ATGGACCTCACCCTCGCAGGTGCCCTGCTGGCCGGTGGGGCGACCAGCCTGCACTGCGTCGGCATGTGTGGGCCGCTGGCCTGCGGTCTGGGCACCTTCGCGAAGAGCGATGCCGAACGTCTGACGGCAGCCTCCGCTTATCATGCCGGGCGGCTGTTCTCCTACTCGCTCATCGGCGCGATCTGCGGCGGACTCGGGAAAGAGCCGCTCCATTGGTTTTTCGATTCCCCGGCGGTGATCCTGCCGTGGGCCATGGTGATCGCGCTGCTACTCATCGCCACCGGGCTGGAGAAGAAGATCCCGCGCCCGGCCTTCTTCCAGCGCTTTTCTCTGAGAGTGCGGTTGCGCGCGCGAGGCCTGCCGCTGGCGGCGAGCGGAGTTCTGAGCGGCTTGCTGACTCCGCTCCTGCCCTGCGGTCCGCTTTACGCCATGTTCATCGCCCTGCTGGCAGCAGGCGGGGCGGTGCGGGGTGCGGAATTAGCGCTGGCTTTCGGTCTCGGCACCATCCCGATGCTGTGGCTCGCCCAGCGCGGCACCCAACTGCTGGGAGCGCGCCGCTCGCCCGGACTGCTGCGGGGAATCCAGCGCGGGATGGCGCTGCTGGCCGCGATGGTCCTTGCCTGGCGTCTTCACGGCACCCTGCCGCTGCCGGGTGGCGAACCCGTGGCCGACAAGGACGAGCTTCCTTCCTGCTGCCATTCCGCGAGCCCGGCACCCTGA